One genomic window of Fusobacterium varium includes the following:
- a CDS encoding SDR family NAD(P)-dependent oxidoreductase: protein MDQLEQFSMNFFSLEGKVAVVTGGNTGLGQAYVVALAKAGADLFVVTYDTAWDETRELVEKQGRKI from the coding sequence ATGGATCAATTAGAACAGTTTTCAATGAATTTCTTCTCATTAGAAGGAAAAGTAGCAGTTGTAACTGGAGGAAATACAGGACTAGGGCAAGCATATGTAGTAGCTTTAGCTAAAGCAGGTGCAGACTTATTCGTAGTAACTTATGATACAGCATGGGATGAAACTAGAGAATTAGTAGAAAAACAAGGAAGAAAAATTC